The bacterium genomic interval CCGGGGTCTGCCCCCCGCCCATCACGATCGCCGTCTTGTCCTTCAGTCGGTCCGTCAATGCGTCGTTCCTCCAGCGGTTCGTGGGGCGCGCCGCGTCGCGATCGCCCGCGCGTCAAGGGCGCTCGAAGACGACCGCGTAGGTTTTCGTCACGAAGTTCGACGAGGGCCACGGGTCGATCACTTCGACCCGGCGAAAGCCGGCGGCCTCGAACTCGGAGATCAGGAGGCTCGCCTCGATTCCGTGGCCGCCGCGGCTCTCCGGGATGCCCTCGGGCGTCCAGAGCGCGAGCCAGAAGGTCGGTGGGAAGTCGACGACGACGATTCGCGCGCCCGGGCGGAGCGTTTCGTAGATGCTCCGCACGAAGGGCTCGGGGGCGGTCACGTGGTGGTAGACGTCGCGGAGGAGCGCGCCGTCGACGCTCGACGGGGCGAGGGCGGTTCCGTCGAACGCGCCGGGTACGATGTCGAGCTGTGTGAGGCCGGCTTCCTGCTTCTTCTCGCGAAGCGTCTCGAGTCGCTCGTCGTCGAGCTCGGTCGCGAAGACGCGGCCTTCGGCGCCGACGCGTTCCACGAGGGCCACGGCGTACGCGCCCTTGCCGGCGCCGAGGTCGGCGACCGCCATGCCGGGCGTGAGCCGGAGCCGTTCCTCCAGGATCGCGAGCTCCTCTTCGAAGGTGTCCGCGAACGCGTTCGTTCCGAGCAGGGAGAGGAAGGTCAGGGAAAGGGCGAAGGCGAGCGTGCGGGGCATGGACATCTCTCTTCGGGCGCGGGGTCGGCGCGTCTCGAGAGTATGACACCCTTGCGGATGCTCGACCGTGCAGGGATCGGGCTGCACCCGGCGTCGGAGCCGCGTTGCTAGTTCCGTCGACCCTCGGTCGCGCTTCGCCGCAGCTCCGGATCAGGCGGTCTTGGGCTCGTTCAACTCGAGCATGTTGCCGGCCGGGTCCTGCAGGAAGGCCTGGCGACCGTTCGGGAGCTCGAAGGCCTTCGAGACCTCGATGCCCTGGGCCTGCAGCGCTTCGAGCGTCCCGTCGAGATCGGTCACGCGGAAGGCGAAGTGCTGGCCCTTCGGTGCCACGTGGTCCTCGACCTGCATCAGGTGGACCTCCTGCCCGCCCGATCGCAGCCATGCGCCGGGGAAGCCGAAGTCGGGCCGTGGCAGGACCTCGAGACCGAGCTGGTCCACGTAGAAGGCGAGGCTCGCCTCCAGGTCGTCGACGTTGAGGGATACGTGGTGGACACCGAGTTCGAGCTTCGTCATGGCGGGGCTCCCTGGGCTGTGCGTCGTGGTGGGCGACCCGGTCGAATATAGAGAAGGCCCGGGCGATCGCGCGAGGTGGGGCGACTCGCGTTCCGCGGCCCCTCGGCTTCGGGTCCGAGGGTCTGGGGTACCGTCGATCGACCCGCAGACGCGGCCATCGAAGGGACGAAGAAGCATGCAGGAAGTCGCCACGTTCTGCCGGATCTGCGAGCCGAGCTGCGGCCTGGTCGCCGAGGTCGAGGACGGTGAGCTCGTCGGCGTTCGCCCCGACCGGGCGCATCCCGTCACGAAAGGCTTCGCGTGCAACAAGGGGCTGGCGGGTCTCGAGCTGCACCGTGACCCGGACCGGCTCGACCATCCGATGCGTCGACGACCCGACGGGACCTTCGAGGCGATCTCCTGGGACACGGCGATCACCGAGATCGCGGAGCGGATCCGGGAAGTCCAGTCGCGCCACGGCACGAAGTCCTTCGCTTCCTACATCGGCAACCCGAGCGCGTTCAACGCCCTCGCCGGTCCGGCCATGGGATCGTTCCTCGGGCAGCTCGGCGTGCGCAAGAACTTCAGCTCCGGGACCCAGGACTGTGCCAACAAGTTCGCG includes:
- a CDS encoding class I SAM-dependent methyltransferase translates to MPRTLAFALSLTFLSLLGTNAFADTFEEELAILEERLRLTPGMAVADLGAGKGAYAVALVERVGAEGRVFATELDDERLETLREKKQEAGLTQLDIVPGAFDGTALAPSSVDGALLRDVYHHVTAPEPFVRSIYETLRPGARIVVVDFPPTFWLALWTPEGIPESRGGHGIEASLLISEFEAAGFRRVEVIDPWPSSNFVTKTYAVVFERP
- a CDS encoding VOC family protein; this translates as MTKLELGVHHVSLNVDDLEASLAFYVDQLGLEVLPRPDFGFPGAWLRSGGQEVHLMQVEDHVAPKGQHFAFRVTDLDGTLEALQAQGIEVSKAFELPNGRQAFLQDPAGNMLELNEPKTA